The segment GGGGCGACCCGAGCCGCGTGCTGGTGCTGCGGGCCGTGAAGCGGGCCGGAGCCGAGGGGGACCAGATGTTTTCGCTGGCCCACGACGTCGAGGTGCTCGCGGCGTGCATCCGGGAGCTTGGGGATGTGCGGCTCGTGGTGCTGGACCCCGTGAGCGCGTACCTGGGGGGCGCCGCGGCGAACAGCAACGCCGACGTGCGCCACGCGCTGGCCCCGGTGAGGGAGCTGGCCGAACGGACCCGGGTGGCCGTTGTGGCGATCAGCCACCTGACGAAGAAGTCGGATGCCGCGGCGATGTATCGCGCGATGGGCAGCCTGGCGTTCGTGGCGGCGGCGCGCGCGGTGTGGGCGGTGGGGCCGGACCGCCAGGCGGCGGGCCGCCTGCTGTTCCTGCCGCTGAAGTGCAACCTGGCGGGCGGGGTGACGGGTCTGGCCTACCGGATCGTGCCTTCGGCCGCGGCGCCCGACGTGCCGGTGCTGGCCTGGGAGCCGGGGCCGGTGACCGTGTGGGCGGAGGACGCGCTGGACGCCCGCCTGACCGCGGCGACGCGGCGCGAGCGGGCGGGGCTGTGGCTGGAGGAGGTGCTGGCCGGCGGCCCGGTGCCGGCGGCGGAGGTGGAGGCACGCGCCAAGGCGGCAGGCATTGCGCTGATCACCCTGCGCCGCGCCAAACGGGAGCTGGGGGTGGTGGCGGCTCGGAGCGTGTTCGGCGGCGCCTACCTTTGGCGGCTCTCAGCGGAGGAGAGCCGCCCGGTCGAGGCGGAGGTTCGGGCCGCGGAGCCTCCGGGGGCGGCTGCGCCGGGGCTTGTGTAGCGGGTGGACCGGGGGCATCAAGCGACGCCCTGCCGGAGGCGCCGAGACCTACGGGAGAGCCGCGGCTTGGACCATGGTGTATCACCCCTGTGGGGGAGAGAGTGATACAGCATGGCATGCGCGGCCGCAGAAGGGCGAGAATGGCCAAAGCGCCATGCTTGCTCACTCCGGAACGGAGGGGGAGATGAGCAAGCATGGCGCGGGCCGGGGGCTGGACGGGATGGACAGGGCGGCGAGGCCCCTGGGTGCGCCCCGGGGAGGGTGCCTGGGAGGCGCGGGCTGGCGCGCGTCAGGTGCCGAAGGTGCCCTCGACGCTCATGGTCTTGCCGCCGGCCTTCTTGGCGGCGGAGGCGCGGACGCGCTCCTGGAGCTTCTCGTAGAAGAGGCCCTCGTCCACGGGGAGGTCCACCCAGGCATCGGTCCAGGCGGAGAGGAGCATGGCGTTGGAGATCTGGAGGCTGTTGATGCCCTCGGCGCCGTGGACGGTGAGGGGGGTGCCCTTGAGGATGTTCTCGACCCATTTGCGGGTGACTTCGGCGTGGGAGCCGCCGCCCTGGCGGACGGGGATTTCGCACTTCCAGCACTCGGGCTCGCCGAAGCCGCCCTTGTATTCGCGAATGTGGCGGCTGACGGGGGTGCGGGTGCGCCAGAAGGTGAGGCTGTTGCCTTCGAGGACGAGCTTGCCGTGGTCGCCGGCGATTTCGAGGCGGTTGGTGCCGGGGGCCTCGCCGGTGGTGGTGACGAAGAGGCCGGTGGCGCCGTTGGGGTATTCGACGTAGGCGGTGGCGTCGTCCTCGACCTCGATGTCGTGGTGCTTGCCGAAGGCGACGAAGGCGCGGAGGCGGCGGGGCATGCCGCAGATCCACTGCCAGAGGTCGAGGTTGTGGGGGCACTGGTTGATGAGCACGCCGCCGCCCTCGCCGGCCCAGGTGGCGCGCCAGCCGCCGCTGTCGTAGTAGCTCTGGGCGCGATACCAGTTGGTGATGATCCACACGCTGCGCTTCATGGTGCCCAGCTCGCCGGAGTCCATCAGCTCCTTGAGCTTCTGGTAGACGGGCACGGTGCGCTGGTTGAACATGATGCCGAAGGCCTTGCCGCTGCGGGCGGCGGCCTCGTTCATCTCGCGCACCTGGCGGGTGTAGACGCCGGCGGGCTTTTCGGTGAGGACGTGGAGGCCGTGGCCGAAGGCCTGGACGGCGATGGGGGGGTGGAAGTAGTGGGGGGTGGCGATCACGATGGCGTCAACAACCTTCGCGGCGAACAGGGCATCGGCGCTCTCGTAGGCGGCCACGCCCTCGCCGAGGTGCTCTTTGGCCCAGGCGAGGCGGTCGGGCGCCACGTCGCACACCGCGGTGAGTTTGGCGTGGGGCACTTCGCCCTTGAGGAGGTAGCTGGCGTGGTGGCTGCCCATGCCGCCGAGGCCGACGATGCCGATGCGAACGGACTCCATGCCTTGTTGCTCCTTGCGCCGAGGGGACAGTGGCCGCGGCGCGTATTCTAGCGAAATCGGCGGCGGTGCGCCAGCGCGGGAGTTTGCGGGGCGGCCTTGGTCCGCACGGCGAAGCGGGTGCGGCGGCGGCGGGGCCGGAGCGTGGCCGCCCGTCGCGCGCCCCGGGCCGGTGCCGCGCGCGGCGCGGAAAAATGCAGAAATTTCGCTCGCGGGTGATTTTTTCCTATTGACATTGCGCCCCAAACCGGTTACACATTAGCGCAAGAGAGCCACAAGGGCCAGGGCATAGCGGGTTGGTTCCCCCCAGCTTATTGCGGCGCGTCCCTGCGAGACGGCGGCCTGGCGACGGAGAGGGGCGCGTCGGGGGAACCGCAGGAGAGAGGAGCGAGCGTGGGATCGCCGCGCGGAGCCGCAGCGGCCCCGCAGAGAAGAGAGTTGCGTTTGTCACTTCGTTCTGATAGGATTGGGCGCGCGAGCGGCTGTGGGATGCCGCCTCCCAATCCTCTGGTTAGGAGCCGACGGATGAGCGTCGAAGACGGCGAACCTCCGGGGAGTACCACTGCGGTGCTCAGCGCCGCTACGAGCGGCGCGCCCGGTGCTGCCCGGTGGAGCCAGTCGAGGCCCGGTGAGCTTTGTCCTTCCCTCGAAACCCGCGACAGCATTCCCGCCCCGCCAGAATCGCCGGTTCTGGAGCAGCGCATCAGCGCGCGCTCGCGCGCGTTCCGCCGGCGCTTCTACCCTGAAGCGACCAATGCCGAGTGGTGCGATTGGGCCTGGCAGGTGCGCCACCGCATCGAAGGCCTGGCGGGCCTCGAGCGCGTGCTGCGCCTGTCGGACGACGAGCGCAGGGCGCTGACGCGGCAGGACCACGTCCTGCCCGTGGCCGTGACGCCCTACTACCTGAGCCTGCTCGATGCCGCCGACGCCGCGCATCCGCTGCGGCGCACGGTCATCCCCGTCGAGGCCGAACTCGTCCGTTCCGAGGGCGAGGAAGAGGACCCGCTCGGCGAGGAGAACCAGAGCCCCGTCCACTGCCTGGTCCACCGCTATCCCGACCGGGTGCTTTTCCTGGTCACGCGGTTCTGCTCGGTCTACTGCCGCTTCTGCACCCGCTCGCGGCTGGTGGGGCATCGGGCCGGCGCGCCGTTCAGCCTGGAGGAGTGGGGGAGGGCGATCGAGTACATCGCGGCCACGCCCACGGTGCGCGACGTGCTCATCTCGGGCGGCGACCCGCTCACGCTCTCCGACGAGCGGCTCGAGTGGCTGCTGTCGCGCCTGCGGGCCATCGAACACGTCGAGATCATCCGCCTCGGCACCAAGGTGCCGGCCGTGCTGCCCCAGCGGGTCACGCCGGCCCTGGTCCGCATGCTCCGCAAGTACCACCCCCTGTGGATGAGCCTGCACTTCACCCACCCCGACGAGTTAACGCCCGAGGCCGCCCTCGCCTGCACGCGGCTTGCCGACGCCGGCATCCCGCTCGGCAGCCAGACGGTGCTCATGGCCGGCGTCAA is part of the Planctomycetota bacterium genome and harbors:
- a CDS encoding Gfo/Idh/MocA family oxidoreductase, producing the protein MESVRIGIVGLGGMGSHHASYLLKGEVPHAKLTAVCDVAPDRLAWAKEHLGEGVAAYESADALFAAKVVDAIVIATPHYFHPPIAVQAFGHGLHVLTEKPAGVYTRQVREMNEAAARSGKAFGIMFNQRTVPVYQKLKELMDSGELGTMKRSVWIITNWYRAQSYYDSGGWRATWAGEGGGVLINQCPHNLDLWQWICGMPRRLRAFVAFGKHHDIEVEDDATAYVEYPNGATGLFVTTTGEAPGTNRLEIAGDHGKLVLEGNSLTFWRTRTPVSRHIREYKGGFGEPECWKCEIPVRQGGGSHAEVTRKWVENILKGTPLTVHGAEGINSLQISNAMLLSAWTDAWVDLPVDEGLFYEKLQERVRASAAKKAGGKTMSVEGTFGT
- a CDS encoding KamA family radical SAM protein, with translation MSVEDGEPPGSTTAVLSAATSGAPGAARWSQSRPGELCPSLETRDSIPAPPESPVLEQRISARSRAFRRRFYPEATNAEWCDWAWQVRHRIEGLAGLERVLRLSDDERRALTRQDHVLPVAVTPYYLSLLDAADAAHPLRRTVIPVEAELVRSEGEEEDPLGEENQSPVHCLVHRYPDRVLFLVTRFCSVYCRFCTRSRLVGHRAGAPFSLEEWGRAIEYIAATPTVRDVLISGGDPLTLSDERLEWLLSRLRAIEHVEIIRLGTKVPAVLPQRVTPALVRMLRKYHPLWMSLHFTHPDELTPEAALACTRLADAGIPLGSQTVLMAGVNDSVGTMTRLVHGLMRIRVRPYYLYQCDPIVGSAHFRTPVEKGLEIIQGLRGHTSGYAVPHYVIDAPGGGGKIPLLPEYYQGREGNFVLLRNFEGKLYRYPDPLPSDT
- a CDS encoding AAA family ATPase, with product MGAKWAGYSRLPKPAEEPVEVRVARLSDVEARAIHWLWPGRVPAGKVTLLVGDPGRGKSLMALDMAARVTTGALWPDEELSRSELGACEARPAGVHPRGSVILLTAEDDAGDTVRPRLEAAGGDPSRVLVLRAVKRAGAEGDQMFSLAHDVEVLAACIRELGDVRLVVLDPVSAYLGGAAANSNADVRHALAPVRELAERTRVAVVAISHLTKKSDAAAMYRAMGSLAFVAAARAVWAVGPDRQAAGRLLFLPLKCNLAGGVTGLAYRIVPSAAAPDVPVLAWEPGPVTVWAEDALDARLTAATRRERAGLWLEEVLAGGPVPAAEVEARAKAAGIALITLRRAKRELGVVAARSVFGGAYLWRLSAEESRPVEAEVRAAEPPGAAAPGLV